In Mercurialis annua linkage group LG5, ddMerAnnu1.2, whole genome shotgun sequence, a single genomic region encodes these proteins:
- the LOC126681101 gene encoding probable polyamine transporter At1g31830 isoform X2, translating into MKQRSSLTKPSSALIMEPNNSEYVVLGEASSVNLDKFQKLSSLPLVFLIFYEVSGGPFGVEDSVQAAGPLLALLGFLIFPFIWSIPEALITAEMSTMFPENGGYVVWVSSALGPYWGFQQGWMKWLSGVIDNALYPVLFLDYLKSAIPALESGFPRIVAIIVLTAALTYMNYRGLTIVGWAAILLGVFSLLPFVFMGLVAIPRLEPSRWLVVDLSNVNWGLYLNTLFWNLNYWDSISTLAGEVDNPSRTLPKALFYAVVLVVFAYFFPLLIGTGAVPLDRDLWSDGYFSEIAKVIGGVWLRSWIQGASAVSNMGMFVAEMSSDSFQLLGMAEHGMLPDFFAKRSRYGTPLAGILFSASGVVLLSWLSFQEIVAAENFLYCFGMIMEFIAFVKLRMQSPETPRPYKIPVGTVGAILICIPPTILIMVVLALASLKVMAISMVAVLIGFVMQPCLMYVEKRRWLRFSNTSNFAGLHSAYHECNAP; encoded by the exons ATG AAGCAGAGGAGTTCATTGACTAAGCCAAGTTCTGCTCTAATAATGGAGCCCAATAACTCTGAGTATGTAGTGTTAGGGGAAGCATCTTCTGTCAACTTAGATAAGTTCCAGAAATTATCAAGTTTGCCGCTTGTTTTTCTGATCTTTTATGAGGTTTCTGGGGGACCATTCGGCGTTGAAGACAGTGTCCAAGCAGCTGGACCCCTTTTGGCTCTTCTTGGTTTTTTGATTTTCCCGTTTATATGGAGCATTCCAGAAGCGTTAATAACTGCAGAAATGAGCACTATGTTTCCAGAGAATGGTGGGTATGTAGtgtgggtatcatcagctttgGGTCCTTACTGGGGCTTTCAACAAGGTTGGATGAAATGGTTAAGTGGGGTTATTGATAATGCTCTATATCCAGTTTTGTTTCTAGACTATTTGAAATCTGCAATACCTGCATTAGAAAGTGGTTTCCCTAGAATAGTGGCAATTATAGTTTTGACTGCTGCTCTGACATATATGAATTATAGGGGTTTAACCATAGTAGGATGGGCTGCTATACTCTTAGGAGTGTTTTCGCTCCTTCCTTTCGTGTTTATGGGCCTTGTGGCGATCCCCAGACTGGAGCCTTCAAGGTGGCTTGTGGTTGATTTGAGTAATGTGAACTGGGGCTTGTATTTAAACACTCTCTTTTGGAATCTCAACTATTGGGACTCGATTAGTACTCTTGCTGGAGAGGTAGATAATCCAAGTAGAACTCTTCCAAAAGCTCTTTTTTATGCTGTTGTTTTGGTTGTTTTTGCGTACTTTTTTCCTCTCTTGATTGGCACTGGAGCAGTTCCACTTGATCGCGATCTATGGTCTGATGGGTATTTCTCAGAGATTGCTAAAGTTATCGGAGGTGTATGGTTAAGGTCTTGGATCCAAGGGGCATCTGCTGTTTCAAACATGGGAATGTTTGTGGCTGAGATGAGCAGCGACTCCTTCCAACTTCTGGGGATGGCAGAGCACGGTATGCTTCCCGATTTCTTCGCCAAGAGGTCTCGTTATGGAACCCCTCTTGCTGGGATTTTATTCTCTGCATCTGGTGTGGTATTGCTGTCATGGCTGAGCTTTCAAGAAATTGTAGCTGCAGAGAACTTCTTATACTGTTTCGGAATGATTATGGAATTTATAGCATTTGTGAAGCTAAGGATGCAGTCTCCAGAAACACCTAGGCCGTATAAAATACCCGTCGGAACAGTTGGAGCAATTTTAATATGCATTCCTCCAACCATACTTATTATGGTGGTTTTAGCACTCGCTTCTCTCAAAGTAATGGCTATTAGCATGGTCGCAGTACTTATAGGATTTGTCATGCAGCCTTGTCTTATGTACGTTGAGAAAAGAAGGTGGCTCAGGTTCTCTAACACTTCCAACTTTGCAGGCTTGCATTCCGCTTATCATGAGTGTAATGCACCGTGA
- the LOC126679846 gene encoding pentatricopeptide repeat-containing protein At4g35130, chloroplastic has translation MAVTLVYSHFSNCYAPEPPRTPSFSDGLLNSTRTAKSTHEHKPQQSRTALKSSIMRPNNINSLNLTRELTGFVTSGSMDNALYLFDKMCHSDTYVWNLIIRGFCDNGLFQEAVDFYYKMVFEGVSTDKFTFPFVIKACGRLFWLTEGQKVHAKLIKIGLELDIYVCNCLVDMYFKFGLIEIAEKVFDEMPIRDLVSWNSMVSGYLLVGDPVKALTCFREMLKFGIKPDRFSVISALGACSSDGCLRGGKEIHCQLIRSGVDLDIKVQTSLIDMYAKCCVVNYAERVFYRIACRNIVAWNAMIGGYALNARFHESFACLKKLQEDDNLIPDAVTMINLLLTCSHSGALLEGKCIHGYAIRKLFLPHLVLETALVDMYGKCAELELAKRMFCSINDKNLVSWNTMIAAYVQNGWHREALELFNCLRKETLKLDAVTIASILPAFAELGSMSECKLIHCYIIKVDLSSNIIVSNAIIYMYARCGDLKTARQLFDGILYKNLVSWNTMIMAYGIHGFGTTSIQLFMEMRENGIKPNESTFVSLLSSCSICGLINEGWEFFKSMKIDYKIEPAIEHYGCMLDLLGRVGNLDAAMKFIDEMPLVPTARIWGSLLTASRNNNNIALAELAAKEILSLEHDNTGCYVLLSNMYAEAGRWKDVEKIKFLMNEKGVTKTISCSMVETNGKIQRFINQDKSHCKINMIYNVLDIIMNKIGEDAYVHSVSKFIPADLIRKRRNLPVNHSVRLAICFGLISTEVGKPVSIRKNTRICEDCHRIAKKISLVSKREIIVRDSKIFHHFQDGRCSCADYW, from the coding sequence ATGGCTGTAACCCTTGTTTACAGCCACTTCTCCAACTGCTACGCACCCGAACCACCACGAACGCCTTCATTTAGTGACGGTTTACTCAATTCAACAAGAACAGCAAAATCCACCCACGAGCATAAACCTCAACAATCAAGAACTGCTTTAAAATCATCTATAATGAGGCCTAATAATATTAATAGTCTCAATCTCACACGGGAGCTTACGGGTTTTGTTACTTCCGGCTCTATGGATAATGCACTCTATCTGTTTGATAAAATGTGCCACTCGGATACTTATGTATGGAACCTTATTATTCGAGGGTTTTGTGATAACGGGTTGTTTCAAGAAGCTGttgatttttattataaaatggtGTTTGAAGGGGTTAGTACTGATAAGTTTACTTTTCCTTTCGTGATTAAAGCGTGTGGGCGGTTGTTTTGGTTGACTGAAGGGCAAAAGGTTCACGCTAAGCTGATTAAGATCGGTTTGGAGTTGGATATTTATGTTTGTAATTGTCTTGTTgatatgtattttaaatttggatTGATTGAGATAGCGGAGAaggtgttcgatgaaatgcctATCAGGGACTTAGTTTCTTGGAATTCTATGGTTAGTGGGTATCTATTGGTTGGTGATCCAGTGAAGGCGTTGACGTGTTTTAGAGAAATGTTGAAGTTTGGAATTAAACCGGATAGGTTTAGTGTAATTAGTGCACTCGGTGCTTGTTCGAGTGATGGTTGTTTGCGTGGTGGGAAGGAAATCCACTGCCAATTGATTAGAAGTGGCGTTGATTTGGACATTAAAGTGCAGACATCACTTATTGATATGTATGCTAAGTGCTGTGTGGTGAATTATGCAGAGAGGGTGTTTTATAGAATTGCTTGTAGAAACATTGTGGCGTGGAATGCTATGATTGGTGGGTATGCTCTAAATGCTCGTTTTCACGAGTCATTTGCTTGTTTAAAAAAGTTGCAAGAGGATGATAACTTGATTCCGGATGCTGTAACAATGATAAATCTGCTTCTGACTTGTTCACATTCGGGGGCTTTATTAGAAGGTAAATGTATTCATGGTTATGCTATTAGGAAATTGTTTCTTCCCCATTTAGTATTGGAAACTGCTCTTGTTGACATGTATGGAAAATGCGCGGAATTGGAATTAGCAAAACGCATGTTTTGTAGCATAAATGACAAGAATTTGGTGTCGTGGAACACGATGATTGCTGCTTATGTACAGAACGGGTGGCATAGGGAAGCTTTGGAGTTGTTCAATTGTCTTAGGAAGGAGACGCTCAAACTAGATGCTGTAACAATTGCAAGCATTTTACCTGCTTTTGCGGAATTAGGTTCCATGAGTGAGTGCAAACTGATACATTGTTACATCATAAAAGTAGATCTCAGTTCGAATATTATCGTCTCAAATGCAATCATTTACATGTATGCGAGATGTGGGGATCTTAAGACTGCCAGACAATTGTTTGATGGAATCTTGTATAAGAATCTAGTTTCTTGGAACACAATGATAATGGCGTATGGAATTCATGGATTCGGAACAACATCCATTCAGTTGTTTATGGAAATGAGAGAAAATGGCATCAAACCCAACGAAAGCACTTTCGTTTCCCTGTTATCATCATGCAGCATCTGTGGTCTGATTAATGAAGGGTGGGAGTTCTTCAAATCTATGAAAATTGACTACAAAATTGAACCTGCAATAGAGCATTACGGTTGTATGCTAGATCTTCTTGGTCGCGTGGGAAATCTAGACGCAGCGATGAAGTTCATCGACGAGATGCCTTTGGTCCCAACCGCCAGAATATGGGGTTCTTTACTAACCGCAAGTAGGAACAATAATAACATAGCCTTAGCTGAACTTGCAGCTAAGGAAATATTGTCCTTGGAACATGATAATACCGGCTGCTATGTCTTGCTTTCAAACATGTATGCAGAAGCCGGAAGATGGAAAGACGTAGAAAAGATTAAATTTCTTATGAATGAAAAAGGCGTAACGAAGACGATTAGTTGCTCTATGGTTGAGACAAATGGTAAAATTCAAAGGTTCATCAATCAAGACAAGTCTCACTGCAAAATAAACATGATTTATAATGTGCTGGATATTATCATGAATAAGATTGGAGAAGATGCTTATGTCCATTCTGTAAGCAAGTTCATTCCGGCAGATTTGAtcagaaaaagaagaaatttgCCGGTAAATCACAGCGTAAGACTCGCTATCTGCTTCGGGTTAATATCGACAGAAGTTGGAAAACCTGTAAGCATTAGAAAGAACACTAGAATATGTGAGGATTGTCACAGGATTGCAAAGAAAATATCATTAGTCTCTAAAAGAGAAATTATAGTAAGAGattcaaaaatatttcaccattttcagGATGGGAGATGCTCATGTGCTGATTATTGGTGA
- the LOC126681101 gene encoding probable polyamine transporter At1g31830 isoform X1 → MPTRFGEKQRSSLTKPSSALIMEPNNSEYVVLGEASSVNLDKFQKLSSLPLVFLIFYEVSGGPFGVEDSVQAAGPLLALLGFLIFPFIWSIPEALITAEMSTMFPENGGYVVWVSSALGPYWGFQQGWMKWLSGVIDNALYPVLFLDYLKSAIPALESGFPRIVAIIVLTAALTYMNYRGLTIVGWAAILLGVFSLLPFVFMGLVAIPRLEPSRWLVVDLSNVNWGLYLNTLFWNLNYWDSISTLAGEVDNPSRTLPKALFYAVVLVVFAYFFPLLIGTGAVPLDRDLWSDGYFSEIAKVIGGVWLRSWIQGASAVSNMGMFVAEMSSDSFQLLGMAEHGMLPDFFAKRSRYGTPLAGILFSASGVVLLSWLSFQEIVAAENFLYCFGMIMEFIAFVKLRMQSPETPRPYKIPVGTVGAILICIPPTILIMVVLALASLKVMAISMVAVLIGFVMQPCLMYVEKRRWLRFSNTSNFAGLHSAYHECNAP, encoded by the exons ATGCCCACGAGATTTGGAGAG AAGCAGAGGAGTTCATTGACTAAGCCAAGTTCTGCTCTAATAATGGAGCCCAATAACTCTGAGTATGTAGTGTTAGGGGAAGCATCTTCTGTCAACTTAGATAAGTTCCAGAAATTATCAAGTTTGCCGCTTGTTTTTCTGATCTTTTATGAGGTTTCTGGGGGACCATTCGGCGTTGAAGACAGTGTCCAAGCAGCTGGACCCCTTTTGGCTCTTCTTGGTTTTTTGATTTTCCCGTTTATATGGAGCATTCCAGAAGCGTTAATAACTGCAGAAATGAGCACTATGTTTCCAGAGAATGGTGGGTATGTAGtgtgggtatcatcagctttgGGTCCTTACTGGGGCTTTCAACAAGGTTGGATGAAATGGTTAAGTGGGGTTATTGATAATGCTCTATATCCAGTTTTGTTTCTAGACTATTTGAAATCTGCAATACCTGCATTAGAAAGTGGTTTCCCTAGAATAGTGGCAATTATAGTTTTGACTGCTGCTCTGACATATATGAATTATAGGGGTTTAACCATAGTAGGATGGGCTGCTATACTCTTAGGAGTGTTTTCGCTCCTTCCTTTCGTGTTTATGGGCCTTGTGGCGATCCCCAGACTGGAGCCTTCAAGGTGGCTTGTGGTTGATTTGAGTAATGTGAACTGGGGCTTGTATTTAAACACTCTCTTTTGGAATCTCAACTATTGGGACTCGATTAGTACTCTTGCTGGAGAGGTAGATAATCCAAGTAGAACTCTTCCAAAAGCTCTTTTTTATGCTGTTGTTTTGGTTGTTTTTGCGTACTTTTTTCCTCTCTTGATTGGCACTGGAGCAGTTCCACTTGATCGCGATCTATGGTCTGATGGGTATTTCTCAGAGATTGCTAAAGTTATCGGAGGTGTATGGTTAAGGTCTTGGATCCAAGGGGCATCTGCTGTTTCAAACATGGGAATGTTTGTGGCTGAGATGAGCAGCGACTCCTTCCAACTTCTGGGGATGGCAGAGCACGGTATGCTTCCCGATTTCTTCGCCAAGAGGTCTCGTTATGGAACCCCTCTTGCTGGGATTTTATTCTCTGCATCTGGTGTGGTATTGCTGTCATGGCTGAGCTTTCAAGAAATTGTAGCTGCAGAGAACTTCTTATACTGTTTCGGAATGATTATGGAATTTATAGCATTTGTGAAGCTAAGGATGCAGTCTCCAGAAACACCTAGGCCGTATAAAATACCCGTCGGAACAGTTGGAGCAATTTTAATATGCATTCCTCCAACCATACTTATTATGGTGGTTTTAGCACTCGCTTCTCTCAAAGTAATGGCTATTAGCATGGTCGCAGTACTTATAGGATTTGTCATGCAGCCTTGTCTTATGTACGTTGAGAAAAGAAGGTGGCTCAGGTTCTCTAACACTTCCAACTTTGCAGGCTTGCATTCCGCTTATCATGAGTGTAATGCACCGTGA
- the LOC126679861 gene encoding probable ribosome biogenesis protein RLP24, translated as MRLEKCWFCSSTVYPGHGIQFVRNDAKIFRFCRSKCHKNFKMKRNPRKVKWTKAYRRLRGKDMTQDTTFEFERKRNRPERYDRNLAENTLRAIKTIDKVRSQRAAKHIEKRMKGKKAIELKAARKVLDQDILLIKAPESLQKEQPSKIKVKVSVSQTEENRLMEE; from the exons ATGAGATTAGAGAAATGTTGGTTCTGCTCCTCAACTGTATATCCTGGACATGGCATCCAGTTCGTTCGTAATGATGCAAAG ATTTTTCGATTTTGTAGATCTAAATGCCACAAGAACTTTAAAATGAAGAGAAACCCACGAAAAGTAAAATGGACCAAGGCCTATAGGCGCTTGCGTGGAAAAGACATGACACAG GATACAACCTTTGAGTTTGAGAGAAAGAGAAATAGGCCTGAGAGATATGACAGGAATCTTGCCGAGAATACTCTAAGAGCTATTAAGACAATCGACAAAGTTAGATCTCAGAGGGCAGCCAAACACATCGAAAAGAG GATGAAGGGCAAGAAAGCCATTGAGCTAAAGGCAGCACGGAAAGTATTGGATCAGGATATCCTCTTGATCAAAGCCCCGGAATCGCTTCAAAAAGAGCAACCATCCAAGATCAAGGTCAAGGTGTCTGTATCACAGACCGAGGAAAATCGTTTAATGGAGGAATGA
- the LOC126680034 gene encoding histone-lysine N-methyltransferase SUVR4-like isoform X1, which translates to MNENSSSKCRFRDWCDDGTANKLPVKRIATGKNQATSGTTRFDFEYGGDQISIDDCIHLQNGYTEPLPQQFPSYVEPLSVYDPHASAGFSPEYNSSEENCSDGKADNSDFQENGHLDLDDTTDDIPSSSQFDIASSSNKEVKISLSRSSYRNRFFQKQNINTVLRVVEDEYRRMYRIQDPGFSLLKMMERVCDCFLESEVNSRNGSLRRNFDSTKKPGCKVGAKGDNDQGKHSTKHNHSNGIACHPNIVQGLRALSHMDSSTSSSTSDPANGESKKVVKVEALKNRQSINLHSIKAVVGKKHPIYIQDIARGLEKMRIPLVNEYGALELPNFLYIKNNMVHKDAHIDFSLARISEDNFCGQCIGDCLSSALPCACAGETRGEFAYTQEGLLKEEFLDECIAMSREPERKYFYFCEICPLQNDLYSKKSRRIKPCKGHLSRRFVKECWSKCGCSKKCRNRVVQKGIQVALQVYAAGEGKGWGVRSVNALKKGTFICEYIGEIVTNQELYDRNTERALKQEKHTYPVLLDADWGSERMLKDEEALCLDATEFGNVGRFVNHRCHDPNLVEIPVEVETPDHHYYHLAFFTSKDIEPMEELTWDYGIEFDDKYHPIKAFKCKCGSSNCRDRT; encoded by the exons ATGAACGAAAATTCATCATCCAAG TGCCGGTTCAGAGACTGGTGTGATGATGGCACAGCCAATAAATTGCCTGTTAAAAGAATTGCAACAGGAAAAAATCAAGCTACTAGTGGAACAACAAGGTTTGATTTTGAGTATGGAGGTGATCAAATTAGTATTGATGATTGTATCCATCTACAGAATGGTTATACTGAACCATTGCCTCAACAGTTTCCGAGTTATGTCGAACCTCTTTCGGTTTATGATCCTCATG CTTCTGCAGGTTTCTCTCCTGAATATAATTCTTCTGAAGAAAACTGTTCTGATGGTAAAGCAGATAACTCCGATTTTCAAGAAAATGGCCATTTAGATTTAGACGACACAACTGATGATATTCCCAGTTCGTCCCAGTTTGATATTGCTTCATCTTCCAATAAAGAGGTGAAGATTTCTCTGAGTCGTAGTTCTTACAGAAACCGTTTTTTCCAAAAGCAAAATATCAATACAGTTCTAAGAGTGGTGGAAGATGAATACCGCAGAATGTATAGAATTCAGGATCCTGGTTTCTCCTTGTTGAAGATGATGGAAAGAGTCTGCGACTGCTTCTTGGAGTCTGAAGTTAATTCCAGAAATGGGTCTCTACGCCGAAATTTTGATTCAACAAAGAAACCGGGTTGTAAAGTTGGTGCGAAAGGTGATAACGATCAAGGGAAACATTCAACAAAACATAACCACTCAAATGGAATAGCCTGTCACCCGAACATTGTTCAG GGTTTGAGGGCTCTCAGCCACATGGATAGTTCAACGTCCTCATCAACTTCTGACCCTGCTAATGGTGAAAGTAAGAAAGTGGTTAAGGTGGAAGCGTTGAAAAACCGACAATCTATAAACTTGCACAGTATAAAGGCTGTTGTTGGAAAGAAACACCCGATTTACATTCAAGATATAGCTCGAGGATTAGAAAAAATGCGGATTCCCTTGGTGAATGAATATGGTGCTCTAGAGTTGCCAAACTTTCTgtacataaaaaataacatgGTTCATAAGGATGCTCATATTGATTTTTCACTTGCTCGTATATCGGAAGATAATTTCTGTGGACAATGTATTGGAGATTGCCTGTCCTCAGCTTTGCCCTGCGCATGTGCTGGAGAAACTCGCGGTGAATTTGCTTACACACAGGAAGGATTACTGAAGGAAGAATTCTTGGATGAATGTATAGCAATGAGTCGCGAACCTGAAAGAAAATACTTCTATTTCTGTGAAATCTGTCCGCTACAAAATGACCTTTACAGTAAAAAGAGCAGGAGAATAAAACCATGTAAAGGTCATTTAAGCAGGAGATTTGTAAAGGAGTGCTGGAGTAAATGTGGGTGCAGTAAGAAGTGCAGAAACCGTGTTGTTCAAAAGGGCATACAAGTGGCTTTGCAG GTATATGCAGCAGGTGAAGGCAAAGGGTGGGGTGTTCGTTCTGTAAATGCATTGAAAAAAGGCACTTTTATATGTGAATACATAGGAGAAATTGTGACAAATCAAGAACTTTATGATAGAAACACAGAGAGGGCTCTTAAGCAAGAGAAACATACATACCCAGTACTTCTAGATGCAGATTGGGGCTCTGAGAGGATGCTAAAAGATGAAGAAGCTCTTTGTTTGGATGCAACTGAGTTTGGAAATGTTGGCAGATTTGTCAACCACAG ATGTCATGATCCTAACTTGGTTGAGATTCCTGTGGAAGTAGAAACACCAGATCATCACTATTATCAT CTTGCTTTCTTCACATCTAAAGACATTGAACCAATGGAAGAATTGACATGG GATTATGGTATTGAATTTGATGATAAGTATCACCCGATCAAAGCCTTCAAATGCAAATGTGGAAGCTCAAATTGTCGTGACAGGACATAG
- the LOC126680034 gene encoding histone-lysine N-methyltransferase SUVR4-like isoform X2 produces the protein MNENSSSKCRFRDWCDDGTANKLPVKRIATGKNQATSGTTRFDFEYGGDQISIDDCIHLQNGYTEPLPQQFPSYVEPLSVYDPHGFSPEYNSSEENCSDGKADNSDFQENGHLDLDDTTDDIPSSSQFDIASSSNKEVKISLSRSSYRNRFFQKQNINTVLRVVEDEYRRMYRIQDPGFSLLKMMERVCDCFLESEVNSRNGSLRRNFDSTKKPGCKVGAKGDNDQGKHSTKHNHSNGIACHPNIVQGLRALSHMDSSTSSSTSDPANGESKKVVKVEALKNRQSINLHSIKAVVGKKHPIYIQDIARGLEKMRIPLVNEYGALELPNFLYIKNNMVHKDAHIDFSLARISEDNFCGQCIGDCLSSALPCACAGETRGEFAYTQEGLLKEEFLDECIAMSREPERKYFYFCEICPLQNDLYSKKSRRIKPCKGHLSRRFVKECWSKCGCSKKCRNRVVQKGIQVALQVYAAGEGKGWGVRSVNALKKGTFICEYIGEIVTNQELYDRNTERALKQEKHTYPVLLDADWGSERMLKDEEALCLDATEFGNVGRFVNHRCHDPNLVEIPVEVETPDHHYYHLAFFTSKDIEPMEELTWDYGIEFDDKYHPIKAFKCKCGSSNCRDRT, from the exons ATGAACGAAAATTCATCATCCAAG TGCCGGTTCAGAGACTGGTGTGATGATGGCACAGCCAATAAATTGCCTGTTAAAAGAATTGCAACAGGAAAAAATCAAGCTACTAGTGGAACAACAAGGTTTGATTTTGAGTATGGAGGTGATCAAATTAGTATTGATGATTGTATCCATCTACAGAATGGTTATACTGAACCATTGCCTCAACAGTTTCCGAGTTATGTCGAACCTCTTTCGGTTTATGATCCTCATG GTTTCTCTCCTGAATATAATTCTTCTGAAGAAAACTGTTCTGATGGTAAAGCAGATAACTCCGATTTTCAAGAAAATGGCCATTTAGATTTAGACGACACAACTGATGATATTCCCAGTTCGTCCCAGTTTGATATTGCTTCATCTTCCAATAAAGAGGTGAAGATTTCTCTGAGTCGTAGTTCTTACAGAAACCGTTTTTTCCAAAAGCAAAATATCAATACAGTTCTAAGAGTGGTGGAAGATGAATACCGCAGAATGTATAGAATTCAGGATCCTGGTTTCTCCTTGTTGAAGATGATGGAAAGAGTCTGCGACTGCTTCTTGGAGTCTGAAGTTAATTCCAGAAATGGGTCTCTACGCCGAAATTTTGATTCAACAAAGAAACCGGGTTGTAAAGTTGGTGCGAAAGGTGATAACGATCAAGGGAAACATTCAACAAAACATAACCACTCAAATGGAATAGCCTGTCACCCGAACATTGTTCAG GGTTTGAGGGCTCTCAGCCACATGGATAGTTCAACGTCCTCATCAACTTCTGACCCTGCTAATGGTGAAAGTAAGAAAGTGGTTAAGGTGGAAGCGTTGAAAAACCGACAATCTATAAACTTGCACAGTATAAAGGCTGTTGTTGGAAAGAAACACCCGATTTACATTCAAGATATAGCTCGAGGATTAGAAAAAATGCGGATTCCCTTGGTGAATGAATATGGTGCTCTAGAGTTGCCAAACTTTCTgtacataaaaaataacatgGTTCATAAGGATGCTCATATTGATTTTTCACTTGCTCGTATATCGGAAGATAATTTCTGTGGACAATGTATTGGAGATTGCCTGTCCTCAGCTTTGCCCTGCGCATGTGCTGGAGAAACTCGCGGTGAATTTGCTTACACACAGGAAGGATTACTGAAGGAAGAATTCTTGGATGAATGTATAGCAATGAGTCGCGAACCTGAAAGAAAATACTTCTATTTCTGTGAAATCTGTCCGCTACAAAATGACCTTTACAGTAAAAAGAGCAGGAGAATAAAACCATGTAAAGGTCATTTAAGCAGGAGATTTGTAAAGGAGTGCTGGAGTAAATGTGGGTGCAGTAAGAAGTGCAGAAACCGTGTTGTTCAAAAGGGCATACAAGTGGCTTTGCAG GTATATGCAGCAGGTGAAGGCAAAGGGTGGGGTGTTCGTTCTGTAAATGCATTGAAAAAAGGCACTTTTATATGTGAATACATAGGAGAAATTGTGACAAATCAAGAACTTTATGATAGAAACACAGAGAGGGCTCTTAAGCAAGAGAAACATACATACCCAGTACTTCTAGATGCAGATTGGGGCTCTGAGAGGATGCTAAAAGATGAAGAAGCTCTTTGTTTGGATGCAACTGAGTTTGGAAATGTTGGCAGATTTGTCAACCACAG ATGTCATGATCCTAACTTGGTTGAGATTCCTGTGGAAGTAGAAACACCAGATCATCACTATTATCAT CTTGCTTTCTTCACATCTAAAGACATTGAACCAATGGAAGAATTGACATGG GATTATGGTATTGAATTTGATGATAAGTATCACCCGATCAAAGCCTTCAAATGCAAATGTGGAAGCTCAAATTGTCGTGACAGGACATAG